One Sphingomonas limnosediminicola DNA segment encodes these proteins:
- the purE gene encoding 5-(carboxyamino)imidazole ribonucleotide mutase produces MTAGPVGIIMGSSSDWETMRHASDTLNALGIKHEKKVVSAHRTPQRLYDYASSAKERGLKVIIAGAGGAAHLPGMAASMTSLPVLGVPIESQALKGMDSLLSIVQMPAGVPVGTLAIGKAGAINAALLAAAILATSDDALAAKLEAWREQQTGSVVEAPE; encoded by the coding sequence ATGACGGCTGGGCCTGTCGGGATCATCATGGGAAGCAGCTCCGACTGGGAAACCATGCGGCATGCGTCCGACACCCTGAACGCGCTCGGAATAAAGCATGAAAAGAAGGTCGTTTCGGCTCACCGGACGCCTCAGCGGCTTTACGATTATGCCTCCTCGGCGAAGGAGCGGGGCCTGAAGGTGATCATCGCCGGTGCGGGTGGCGCCGCGCATCTACCTGGAATGGCGGCGTCGATGACCTCGCTGCCGGTGCTTGGCGTCCCGATCGAAAGCCAGGCGCTGAAGGGCATGGATAGCTTGCTGTCGATCGTTCAGATGCCCGCCGGCGTACCGGTCGGAACCCTAGCCATCGGCAAGGCGGGCGCCATCAATGCCGCGCTGCTCGCCGCGGCCATCCTCGCGACGAGCGACGACGCGCTTGCGGCGAAGCTGGAGGCGTGGCGGGAACAGCAAACGGGATCGGTCGTCGAAGCACCTGAATGA